In a single window of the Syngnathus typhle isolate RoL2023-S1 ecotype Sweden linkage group LG19, RoL_Styp_1.0, whole genome shotgun sequence genome:
- the LOC133143785 gene encoding cytochrome c oxidase subunit 7A-related protein, mitochondrial-like, producing the protein MYYKFNAVTQRLTGATANAYTPQGLRPAVPPVRSPMIFASPIKLESETGSQVKYLGANKVPDLQRRFQRSDGVPVYLKGGLIDKLLYRTTMGFTIGGALYCLVTLYFAAQPGNK; encoded by the exons ATGTACTATAAATTTAATGCCGTGACACAACGGCTGACTGGAGCAACTGCCAACGCATACACCCCGCAA GGTCTGCGTCCAGCTGTCCCTCCTGTTCGTTCTCCAATGATCTTTGCGTCTCCTATCAAGTTGGAGTCTGAAACAGGAAGCCAAGTGAAATATTTGGGAGCCAACAAAGTCCCTGACTTGCAGAGACGCTTCCAG cgGTCTGATGGGGTCCCGGTCTACCTCAAGGGGGGTCTGATAGACAAGCTGCTCTACAGGACCACCATGGGATTCACCATTGGAGGGGCGCTTTACTGTCTTGTAACGCTCTACTTTGCTGCTCAGCCTGGGAACAAGTGA
- the LOC133143782 gene encoding potassium voltage-gated channel subfamily G member 3-like: protein MKFGSSFCTLNVAGRRFPFTVELMKHLPLSRLSRLYRCVSESELLELCDDYDRDRNEFFFDRHSEAFSFIMLYLQHGKLRFVPHMCELSFYNEMLYWGLESADLQLCCQRRLDERLSDCFVHFFPEEEPQGPEEPSDHWLERMRRTFEEPTSSVAAQILASVSVLFVLISMVMMCASTLPEWKNAETLDEHRIIEAVCIGWFTAECIVRFIVSRDKCEFVRRPLNIIDLLAITPYYISITATVLTGENSQLQRAGVTLRVLRIMRIFWVIKLARHFLGLQTLGLTLRRCYREMVMLLVFIFVAMAIFSALAQLLEGGNQDYTSIPAASWWVIISMTTVGYGDMYPVTMAGRVLGGFCVVSGIVLLALPITFIYHSFVQCYHELKIRSARCIRSSSTDFID from the exons ATGAAGTTTGGAAGTAGCTTTTGCACCCTGAACGTTGCCGGTCGCCGATTTCCCTTCACGGTGGAACTGATGAAGCACCTCCCACTGAGCAGACTCAGCCGTCTGTATCGCTGCGTGTCAGAGAGCGAGTTGCTAGAGCTGTGCGATGACTACGACCGTGACAGAAACGAGTTTTTTTTCGACCGCCACTCCGAGGCCTTCAGCTTCATCATGCTGTATCTGCAGCATGGCAAGTTACGTTTTGTCCCACACATGTGTGAACTATCCTTCTATAATGAGATGCTCTACTGGGGCCTGGAGAGTGCTGACCTGCAACTTTGCTGCCAGCGGCGGCTGGATGAACGTCTCTCTGACTGCTTTGTGCACTTTTTCCCTGAAGAGGAACCGCAAGGCCCAGAGGAACCGTCCGATCATTGGTTGGAGAGGATGAGGCGGACATTTGAGGAACCCACATCCTCAGTGGCGGCGCAAATCCTGGCCTCTGTGTCTGTGCTGTTTGTTCTTATTTCTATGGTGATGATGTGTGCCAGCACCTTACCAGAGTGGAAGAACGCGGAGACACTGGATGAACACAG GATCATCGAGGCGGTGTGCATTGGTTGGTTCACCGCCGAGTGCATCGTCCGCTTCATCGTGTCTCGAGACAAATGCGAGTTTGTGCGTCGTCCTCTGAACATCATTGACCTGCTGGCCATCACTCCGTATTATATTTCCATTACCGCCACGGTCCTGACGGGAGAGAATTCTCAGCTTCAGCGAGCCGGCGTGACACTACGGGTGTTGCGCATCATGAGAATCTTCTGGGTGATCAAGCTGGCTCGTCACTTCCTGGGCCTACAAACTCTCGGCCTGACGCTGAGACGATGCTATCGTGAAATGGTTATGCTTCTGGTGTTCATTTTTGTCGCCATGGCCATCTTCAGTGCGCTGGCTCAGCTTTTAGAAGGAGGTAACCAGGACTATACTAGCATCCCTGCTGCCAGCTGGTGGGTCATTATCTCCATGACTACAGTCGGCTACGGGGACATGTACCCGGTGACTATGGCCGGTCGCGTACTGGGCGGGTTCTGCGTGGTGAGTGGAATAGTCCTTCTAGCCCTGCCCATCACTTTTATTTACCATAGTTTTGTGCAGTGCTACCATGAACTGAAGATCCGTTCGGCACGCTGCATCCGCAGTTCATCGACTGATTTTATTGATTGA